AGACACGCGCCTGCTGGACCTTGTCGGTAAAGGTCATGTCGCGTTTGGCATGCAGCGTCAGGTTGGATTCGGCCAAGGCCTTTTCCAGCGCCGCCGTGGTGTCGTTGAACGACCCCGATGCCTCGAGAATGCGCTCAAAAATGCCGTACTCCTCTGACGCCGCCAGGGCGTTGCCGGAGCCCAGCACGAACGCCAGTACCATGGCCAAAAGCCGGCCAATTTTTGTAGATTTCAACTTCATTGGATATCTCCTCCTCAGTGCCTCTTAGTTAAAACTTGTTAAAGGTTTAATCCATTGGATGGATTTAAATCCCTGCGGAGCATTGTGCTGATTCTCACGCCAGTCTGCAACTGGCTGTCAGAATATACATGTATCATGTTGATTTATTTTGCTATTTAAACGTGCTGGGCGCGACGAACGGCTGGGCACCCATGGCAAGCACCCCCACCGGTTAAGCCGGTGGGGGTGGAGAAAACAACGGAAGATTACTGCGCAGGCGACGGAAGCGCCTGACGCCGAGTTAATGAGAGAGAGCTAATCCAGGCTCAGTACTTTCAGCAGGGCGATGGCCTGGGTGAATCCCTGACTGGCGGACAGGCGCCACAGCCGCACGGCCTCGTCCTGATTCTCGTCGATGCCTTCGCCCTTCATGTACATCAGGCCCAGATTGAATTGCGCCTCGGCCAGACCCTGATTCGCGGCCATGCCCCACCACTTTACCGCTTCGGCGGGATCCGGCCGGACACCGTTGCCTTCAGCGTAAAACAGCCCCAGATTGAATTGCGCCTCGGCGTGTCCCTGCAGGGCGGCCATGCGCCACCACTGAATGGCGGCATCCTGATCGCGTGCCACACCGGTGCCGGTGGCGTACAGGACACCCAGGTTGTACTGGGCAATCGCATGCCCCTGCTCCGCGGCCTTGCGATACCAGTGCACCGCCTGCATCAAGTCCCTGGCCACGCCGCCGTCACCCCGGTTATACAGCACACCCAGGGTAAACTGTGCCGCGGCATCGCCGCTGTCAGCCTGCGACTGCCACAGACGTACCGCCTCATTACGTTGGCCGGTGTTGAATTGCGACAGGGCGACCTGATTCGCGCTGATGGAACTCGGTTCCGGACGGACATCCTGACCGGACTGAACCTCCGGAAACGCGGAACCTGAAAGGGCGGCTTGTGAGGGTACAGCCGTCACCAATGCCCAAAAGCCGAGCACGCCGGCCGCCGCCAGGCGGCCCAAACGCGCCACTGTTTCCCTGTTGAATCCGTACATAACCCGCTCCCCGAAAGCAAAATACATTTGTCTTGGGC
The DNA window shown above is from Sulfuricaulis limicola and carries:
- a CDS encoding tetratricopeptide repeat protein; protein product: MYGFNRETVARLGRLAAAGVLGFWALVTAVPSQAALSGSAFPEVQSGQDVRPEPSSISANQVALSQFNTGQRNEAVRLWQSQADSGDAAAQFTLGVLYNRGDGGVARDLMQAVHWYRKAAEQGHAIAQYNLGVLYATGTGVARDQDAAIQWWRMAALQGHAEAQFNLGLFYAEGNGVRPDPAEAVKWWGMAANQGLAEAQFNLGLMYMKGEGIDENQDEAVRLWRLSASQGFTQAIALLKVLSLD